Proteins co-encoded in one Gossypium arboreum isolate Shixiya-1 chromosome 11, ASM2569848v2, whole genome shotgun sequence genomic window:
- the LOC108473193 gene encoding monothiol glutaredoxin-S6-like codes for MEAVTRMVADRPVVIFSRTTCCMSHTIKTLISGFGANPTVYELDEIQDGQQVERALQQMGCKPGVPAVFIGQQLIGGPNQIMTLQVKNQLVPMLMRAGAIWI; via the coding sequence ATGGAAGCAGTTACAAGGATGGTAGCTGACAGACCAGTGGTGATCTTTAGCCGGACCACATGTTGCATGAGCCATACCATCAAGACACTGATAAGTGGGTTTGGGGCAAATCCAACAGTTTACGAGTTGGACGAAATCCAAGATGGGCAACAAGTTGAAAGGGCACTGCAGCAGATGGGATGTAAGCCCGGTGTACCAGCTGTTTTCATAGGGCAGCAACTCATTGGGGGTCCCAATCAAATCATGACCCTCCAAGTGAAGAACCAGCTTGTCCCAATGCTCATGAGAGCTGGTGCCATATGGATTTGA